From the genome of Halobacteriovorax marinus SJ:
ACGTCACATTCGAATATAATAAGGGAGCGAAAGAGGCCCTCTCTCTAGCACAAATCTTTGGTGCCAGTGAGGCTCTACTCAAGAGCCGCTCCCCTATGTGTGGCGCGGGCGAAGTCTATGATGGAAGTTTTAAGGGCAAGCTTAGAAATGGTGATGGAATCTTCACTAAACTCTTAAAGGAAGCTGGAATAAAAGTAGATCCAATCGATTAAAGGTCCAGAGGAAATTCAAGGGTAATCTTAGTATTCTCGCTATTATTATCGATAAATAATCTTCCCTTATGCTCTTTAGCTGTGGAGGAAGAGATACTAAGTCCAAGACCGGTTCCTTCCCCAATATCTTTGGTGGTAAAGAATGGCTCAAACATCTTCTCCTGAACTTCTCCAGCAATGCCTGTCCCACAGTCAATAACAGAGAAAGATATCAACTCATCACTTTTAATAACGAGAAGTTTTATCCAAGGTTTCTCCATATTTTTTACTTCATCTCGAGCATTATTTAATAGATTAATAATAACTTGAGAGACCTTCACCTCTTGGCACTTAATCTTAGTTGAGAAATCAAAGCCTATAAATTCTGTAGAAAGTTCAATCCCTTTTTCATTTAGAGACATCTGGCAAAGGTCTAGAACTCGCTCTATCATATCGTAGATAACAACATCTTTAAATTGATCAGTCGATGTATCCCTAGAGAGTCTTTTGAGCGACGTAATAGTCTTTGTCATTCTATCAACGGTTCGATTGATCATACTTGCAAAGTGCTTTATACGGTCTCTATCCAGTTCATCTGCTCTTAATAAATGAAGAATTTTCTTTCCACTAAAAGAGAGAACAGTTAGAGGATTATTAATTTCGTGAGCAATATTAGCGGCCATCTCCCCTAAGCTTGCAAGCCTAGCTGAATTAATTGAGGCCGCTTTTTGGAGCTGAATCTCTTTTTCTTGACGAAGAAATTTATCATTAGTTTCTAGGTTTGCTCGCTCTACTCTCTCAAGCATAAGGTTGATTGAATCAGCAACGTAATCAAGCTCATCTATAGACTTAGTATTCTTGGCCAGAGAAATTCTCTCTATTTTAAGAGAATTAAAATCTGAGAACTGTAAAAAGCGAACAATATAATCAAGATGTTTAGTAATGAAGATTCTAAACAGATAGAGCATCACAAAAATAACCATAAAGGTTTTTACTAATTGTGCTAAGAAGAAAGTAGTGAGCCTTGAAATCAAATTTTCAGTAATATGATCCCTAGTGGCCCAAATAACTAACTCACCAAGCTTGTGGGTATAATTACTTTCGTTCAAATCTAACTTAAATCTTGTTTCAAACTTCTCTAATGTCTTAAATTCATGATCAGTATTTTGATAATATACTTGTCCATCCTCATCATAAATAGCAACACCAATCAAATCTCTTAGTTTTAAAATAGCATCCATCTGCACTTGAATTTGCATATCATCTAAATTCCAGAGGGACCTAGACAGAGAAGAAGTATTGGAGCTTCCAATATGCTTAATTGTCTGTGATAGATAAGTAATATCCCTCTGGTACTCTATATAGTACTGGAGCCCAGTCGTGATCAAAGTTATAAAAGAAGACGCAAAGAGAATAGCGAGCATCAACTTCTTTCTTAGGGAGGTAAATTTCTTAGTTTCAATCTCTTTGAACATTAACTATCTTGATTAATTTAACAATGGATTTATTTTACCTTAAGAAGCTTGTATATGATAATAAAAAAAGGCCCCGTATTCACGGGGCCACTTGCAGGTATAATTTTCTTAAATTTAATTAACCGATAAGTTTAAGAGCTGCTTGTCCTTGAGAGTTAGACTGAGCAAGAACTGAAGTACCAGCATTAGTAAGAATATTAAGTTTAGTATTCTTAGCTGTTTCAGCCGCAAAGTCTGTATCTCTAATACGAGAGTTAGCTGCACTTAAGTTTTCACTACTGATCTGTAAGTTATTGATCGTAAAACTTAGTCTGTTTTGCTTCGCACCTAACTCTGCTCTTTGTCCAGATACCATCTGAATCGCATTATCAAGAGACTCAAGTCCTGACTGAGCATCTTCTTTAGAAGAAACGCTTAATCCCTCTACTCCCATATTAGAAATTGAAGAGTTAAGAACTTGTGTATCAAATGAAATTCTATCCTGGAATTCATCATTGTTAATACCGATTTGGAAGTCATACTTCTCTCCCGCACCGTTTAGAAGCTTCTTCCCGTTAAATTCTGTAACTTGAGAAATACGCTCCATTTCTTGCTTTAAATTTTGATATTCTAAATCTGTAAACTTTCTCTCAGAATCACCTACTGTGTCTGATGCAGATTGAACAGAAAGCTCTCTCATTCTAACAAGGATATTTCCAATTTCTGATAAACCACCTTCAGCAGTTTGAATCATTGAAATACCATCGTTAGCATTTCTTTCAGCTTGATTTGTAGATCTTAACTGAGCTTTCATTTTTTCAGAAATAGCTAAACCTGCCGCATCATCTGCTGATCTTACGATTCTAGTACCAGAAGATAACTTGTTTAAAGTTTTTGCTTGTTCTGTGTTGTTTGCTCCCAAAGTTCTTTGAGCAGCTAGTGATGTTGTGTTAGTTGCAATACGCAAACCCATATGATTCCTCCTTGTTAGTCCGTCTTCTTCTAAGACTTGATCACCGTACCGTGAGGATCAATAAGCATACTGCTATAGATATAATGTGAATTGAAACAGTCATTGTGACCTTTGTTTCATAAAACTATTCGGTGGATCGTAAATATACTTAACACTATTTTTTACTTTTTTTAAAAAATAATACCCGACAAAAACACTCTCAAGCTTTTAAAATTATTAACTATAAAGGTGGTAAATCCTTTTAACTTTCCCTCTAAAATGACGATAAATTCTCTATGAGTACAAAGCCACTTATATTCATATATCCCCTATCTGATACGATGAAAAAACTCAAAGAAGCAGTTGAGGAAATTTCTGAGTCGGAAGGAGTTGAAATCTACGAGGTCGATGACCTTACTGAGGTGGCGCAATTAGTTCCTACAATTGGACAATCTCTTTCAATATATGGGGCACCTAAAAAGTGTGCCATGGCCCTTAAGCAGCTTCGTAAAGTAAATGCGAAGCTGAATTCAAAGGTTCTTCTACTTAGTGAAAAAGGAATTCCTAGAAAGACATTAGATAAATTCTCAAAGATTGGATTAACTGAATTTATTCAAGAACCAGTCGCTGCCAAAACTCTACTCTACAAAGTAAAGCTACAACTTAAGTCTATTGTAAATGATGAATTTGGAGATGAGGATGAAGATGAAGTCGGTGTTAAAAAGAAAGGTGACGAACAAGTAGAAGATGAAGAGTCTCTATTTAAATCAAAGTCAAAGAGTGGTCAAAGTGAAGATGACGAAGAAGGATTAAATTATCTCACAAAGAAAAAGAAGAAATCAAATTTTGAGATAGAAGAAGCTCCAGAGAAGAAAAGGAAGAATAACTATCATGAAGAAGAGATTGATTCTCATTGGCAAGGTAAACTTACCAAAGAAGAACTCTCATTAGATGACGTTGAAGAGCCAAAAAAAGAAGAGAAAGACGAAAATATAATAGATAATTACCTCAGAGGTAATACAGAGAAGAAAGAAGAGACGTTAGAAGAAGAGGAAAAAGAAAGAAGAAACTATAAAGATGAAATCCTTGATGAAAACCTTGCTAGCAACGCTACAAGAGAAAAAATGGAGGATGATTATGGTATTCACAAAAAGAAGAAAGAAGTTAGCCTAGACATAGAAGAAAATAATAATAGATCTAAAGAAGACTTTGGTAATAGTGATACTCACTACCGAGGAACAATTACTAAAACTGAAGAAGAAATAGAAGAAGAGGAAGAAAAGAAAAAGAAGGGTCTATCCGTCCTTGAGATAGAAGATAATAAAGAAGATATCTACTTAGACGAGGATGAAGAATACGAAACAAGAAAAAAGAAGGAAAGTTTAAGTATTCTAGATATTGAAGATGAAGGAATTACTCAAGAAAAAGAAGAAGAGCAAGCTGAGGGCAAAGATTATAGTGAAAAGAAAGAAAAGCTCTTAGAAGAAGATTCTCATAAGAAGGGTGATAGTAGTGTCGAACATTTAGATAGTGAAGATGAATCAGGAGAAGGATCTACTGATAAGATTGACATGTATTTAAGAGGTGGGGCTGCAAAGAAAGAAGAGGAAGAAAGCGAAGAAGATGAGGACCTCTATAAGAGAGAAACTCCCCTCTCTTTAGATGAAGAAGATCGAAGTGACGATAACAATTCAGAGGACGAAGATGAAGAAGGTAATCAAAAAGATAAAGACTTCCATTTAGATATAGAAGACACTCAGTCTAAAGATAAAGATATTGAAGAAGAACGAGAAAAATATGAAGAAGATGATGATCACTATGAGCGTCGAAAAGACACTAAATTAGATTTAATTGATAGTGACTATAAGAAAGATGATGAAAGTGAAGAAGAAAACGATAAAAATTATAGATCAACAAAAGCATCTTTAGTCGAAGAAGAAGACGAAGATGACAAAGAAAAGAGAAAGAAAGAGGCTGAGCTAGAGTTTGAAAAAAACAAGTCGCATGATTCAAAGGTTGACGATCTTACAAAGAAAAAGCTTCAAGCTGATAGCAAGGTAGATAAAATTCAAACTCACTACAGTAGTGAAGCAAGTGTTAGTCATATTGATGATGACTGGCACTTTTCCAAAACAAAGAAAAACGAACAAGTTGAAGAAGAAAGAAAGAATGATGACTCATTAGAGATGAGTTATGGTGAGAAGCTCGATTTAGGGGAGCAGACTATTGATTACCGCAAACTAAAAGATGAGTTTGGTGGCATTACAATTGATCGCTCAGGAAATAAAGAGAAAAAGCAAGGCCCTAAATACTACGGTGACGGAACAGGAAAGAAAAAGAAAACACCTAGCTATTATAGAGATGATATTGAGAATGAAAGTGAACAGCTAGAAGAACAAGATGAGAACCAAGAAGAGTTAGAAGGAGAAGAGATCTTTGAACCTAACTCAAAAGGACTTGAAAATATAGTAAGAGTCTTAAGTTTTTATGACAAAACAGAGAAAGCTGATGAAGAATGCTATCGCTTCATTTCAAAAGTTATACAAGAAAAGTTTGCAGGAGAAGTTGCCCTCTTCTATTACGATGAACGTAAATCGAGAGTCACTGAAGCGACCAATTCTCTAAACCTTTTAAATGATCTTGAACTAGAAGTTAAACGCCCTCTTTGGGATAAGCTCTTCTCTAAAAACTATAGAGATTGGAAAGAGATGAAGCTTCCAACTTGGAGTGATCCTACCTTTCAAGATAAGAATATACACTTTATATACCCCTACTATGAGGGAGCAAGCCTTATGGGATTTAGCGTTTCTTGGTTCAGTAAAGAATTTAATGAAGAAAGGTGTGGCGAGCTAGAGGTTACTCTAGAATCTTTACGTGGTTTTGTAATTGCTAAATTTAGAGAAGGTAAAAATAGTGGAGAATATAACGGGAAGGCAGCGAAAGAGGAAGTAAAGGAAAACCCAATCAAATCTTTCTTTGGAAAATTCTTTGGAAAGAAGGCATCGTAAATTATGAGTAAAGTTAGAGATTATTTCTTTATAGATATAGAACATTTAGGAGATAAAAAATTATTTCCTTATCATTTATTTGTTTACAACCCAAATAGTGATTCGACGAGCCCTTTCTTAAAGGCCAATACTCCCCTAGTAAAAGATAAGTTAGACTTTCTTGAGTTTATATTAAGTAAAGGCGGTAGGCTCGCAGTCGATAAGAGACAAAAGAATACATTTTTAACAACTCACTCTTATAAAGAAGATGATATTGAAGATCTACAAGAAAAGGTTCATCATCTTGAAGAAGAAAGAGAGAGAAAAATCAAGGAACTAGAGAAGCAGACTCAGATTCTTGGAGAAGTAAAATTTAAAGAAGAACTTCTAGGTGCAATTGAAGACAATGACTTTTCAGCACTTATAGAGAGAGTAAGGCTAGAAACAGACACATTTAGCGTGCGCGTATCTCATACAGTAAGTCTCGCCAGTTATTTATGTGGAA
Proteins encoded in this window:
- a CDS encoding sensor histidine kinase, with the protein product MFKEIETKKFTSLRKKLMLAILFASSFITLITTGLQYYIEYQRDITYLSQTIKHIGSSNTSSLSRSLWNLDDMQIQVQMDAILKLRDLIGVAIYDEDGQVYYQNTDHEFKTLEKFETRFKLDLNESNYTHKLGELVIWATRDHITENLISRLTTFFLAQLVKTFMVIFVMLYLFRIFITKHLDYIVRFLQFSDFNSLKIERISLAKNTKSIDELDYVADSINLMLERVERANLETNDKFLRQEKEIQLQKAASINSARLASLGEMAANIAHEINNPLTVLSFSGKKILHLLRADELDRDRIKHFASMINRTVDRMTKTITSLKRLSRDTSTDQFKDVVIYDMIERVLDLCQMSLNEKGIELSTEFIGFDFSTKIKCQEVKVSQVIINLLNNARDEVKNMEKPWIKLLVIKSDELISFSVIDCGTGIAGEVQEKMFEPFFTTKDIGEGTGLGLSISSSTAKEHKGRLFIDNNSENTKITLEFPLDL
- a CDS encoding flagellin N-terminal helical domain-containing protein, coding for MGLRIATNTTSLAAQRTLGANNTEQAKTLNKLSSGTRIVRSADDAAGLAISEKMKAQLRSTNQAERNANDGISMIQTAEGGLSEIGNILVRMRELSVQSASDTVGDSERKFTDLEYQNLKQEMERISQVTEFNGKKLLNGAGEKYDFQIGINNDEFQDRISFDTQVLNSSISNMGVEGLSVSSKEDAQSGLESLDNAIQMVSGQRAELGAKQNRLSFTINNLQISSENLSAANSRIRDTDFAAETAKNTKLNILTNAGTSVLAQSNSQGQAALKLIG
- a CDS encoding DUF523 domain-containing protein: MSKKVVVSACLAGLNCRYDGDNKKRDEIVEMIKRGEAIPVCPEQLGGLSTPRDPAESVDSKVLTINGKDVTFEYNKGAKEALSLAQIFGASEALLKSRSPMCGAGEVYDGSFKGKLRNGDGIFTKLLKEAGIKVDPID